A stretch of DNA from Deltaproteobacteria bacterium:
CCCGGCCGAACCGCAGCGACACGGTAACCCGCGGACTTGTTCCCCTCGAAGAACGGGATCAGCCGGACGTTTGTCATGTACTGGTTGATATTTCCGGTCAGTTGCCCCGCCGTGGCTTCATCGAGTGCGAACGAACTCTCGCCGAGCTTCGTGACGCGGATTTCCCCGCCCGCCGGAAGGTCGGCGGCCCTCGGAGCGCTTGCGGACGCGGCAGGCGCTGCAGGTGGCGCGGTGACGCGGGTCCTGGAGCCCACTGGAAGGATGTCCAGCCTCTCCTCGACTTTGCCGCGGGAGAGGAAGACGTGGTCCCTTTCGATGCGGGATAGCCTCACGCCTGCCTCCAGTTCGGCGCTTTCCCTTTCCATGCGGGGGGTCTTCATACCATCGGCCCAAAGGATGGCGCGCCGGGCGGACCTTGAGTCCGAGGCGACCGTGCCGAGGAGAACGTATTTCGTCGAGGGTAATTCCTGCGGTTTCGATTTCCCGATCAGCCTGGAAGGAAGGTCCATCCCCTGGTCGGGGGCGAAAAGGTTTGTCCACTTCTCGGGGGACAGGGCCTGCGCGCCGGAGGGCTCCGCCGCCGCTCCGCGGGCGGGAGCGGCAGGGGCGGGAACCGAGTACCGGGCGGAAAGGAAACGGCTTGCGGAAAACCCGAGGGAAACCGCGGTTACGACGATGGACACTCCGACAACAGCGAGAAACGCCCTCTTCTGCATTCCGCCCCCGGCATGCATGTGTGAAACGATCAAACGATAGTCAACCATTCATTTTTTACCCTTTCGGGTATCCAGTCAACTTACTTGAAGAATGTATCGGCGGAAATGCCTGATTTATTCGGTGTTCCCGCGAAATATTTCAATGCCCCGGTGAAACGCGGGCGGACCCCCGCATATTCAACATGAGCTGGGTTTCTAACGAGAAATTTTATCAAAAAAGCGGGGTGTACGGCGATACGAACTCCATCGCCGCCGAACGGTACGGAAATTCCTTTCCCTGCCGACCCGTCTATGTATACTGTATGCACATGGGGTGGTGCGGGACGGTGCGATAGAATGAGCTGGTATCACAGCATCAGCGTCAAGATCATCCTGTGCGTCGTCGGGATGGTCCTGATCGTCAACGGCCTTTTGGCCTATCTGTCCCTCGTCATCCAGAAGGAAAACCTGAACGAAACGGTCCTCCGGAGCGCCTCGCAGCTAAGCGAGACGATCAAGAAGTCGATCAGGAACGACATGCTCGAAAACCGCAAGGACGCCGCATACAAGATCATGGAGACGATCGGCCAGCAGGAGGGGATCGAGAGGGTCCGGATCTACAGCAAGGAAGGGCGGATCCTCTTCTCAAGCGACAAGTACGAGATCGGCGGCATGGTCGACAAGCGGGCGGAAGCGTGCTACGGGTGCCATTCCGAGGCCCGTCCGCTGGAACGGCTGGCGACGTCAAAGAGGAACCGGATCTTCATGTCCGCGGACCACCGCGAGCGTTCCGACAAGGAGCACCGCGTGCTTGGCGTCATCAATCCCCTGTACAACGAAGCGGAGTGTTCCTCATCGACATGCCATGCGCACCCTCCGTCGAAGAAGGTCCTGGGCGTGATCGATGTCACCATGTCGCTCAGGGACGTAGATGTCGCGATGGCCCGCGACCGCGGCCGGATTCTCCTCGTCAGCGTGATTTCCATACTTTGCATCTCCCTCATCGTCGCGATGATCCTTATTCATTTCGTCGAGAGGCCGGTCAAGGACCTCGTCCTCGGCACGAAACGGATCTCCGACGGGGACCTCGAGCATTTCATCCCCGTGACGTCCAACGACGAGATGGGACACCTGGCCTTTTCGTTCAACCAGATGACACAGGATCTGGCGAAGGCGCGCGAGGAGATCGAGGAAGGTATCCGCAACCTGGAACACAAGGTCGAAGAGCGGACCACCGAACTAAAAGACGCGCAATCCCAGCTCCTGCAATCGGAAAAACTGGCGGCGGTCGGGAAGCTGGCGGCCACCGTAGCCCACGAGATCAACAACCCGCTGACCGGCGTCTACACTTACATACGGCTCATGGAGCGGAAAATCGCCCAGGGGCAGCACGGCGAGGAGCATGTGGATAAGTACCGTTCCTACCTCGACACGATGCGCAGGGAGGTCGAGCGTACGACGGCGATCGTTCAGAACCTGCTGGACTTCACCAGGCCGAAAGAGCCGATCCGCAAGCCCCTGGATCTCGAAAAGATGGTGGGCGAATCGATGGTGCTCCTTCAGAATAAATTGCGCCTGAACAATATCGTCGTGGTGAACGAAATGAAGTCCCTGCCCGAGGTCCTGGCCGATCCGGGCCACATGAAGCAGGTTTTCATCAACCTGATGGTGAACGCCTGCGAGGCCATGGAGGGGGGCGGGACGCTGACGCTGGGCAGCTGCAGCAACGAGAAGGAGAACACGGCGACGATCTGGTTCCGCGACACCGGCGTGGGGATCGAAAAGGAGAACCTCGCGCATATCTTCGATCCTTTCTTCTCGACGAAGGAAAAGGGGACCGGGCTGGGGCTTTCGGTCGTAAGCGGTATTGTCGCCCGGCATAACGGCAAACTCGACATCGACAGCGCCCCGGGCAAGGGAACGTGCATCAGGGTTACGCTCCCCATTACGTAAAGGGACCGGGGACCATCGGAAACATAATCTACATAAGGCCCGTCGGGGCGGTGGATCCTGGAATTCTCCAATGGCTGCGGCAAGAGATGAGCGAATCCCTCTGGGCGACGGTGCGGGTCATGCCTTCGATCCCGGTTCCACCCGCAAGCTTCGAGCCGGCCAGGAACCAGTACATATCGACGAAAATCCTCAAGGAAATGCTGAAGGAGGTTCCCGAGAACGCGCTGAAACTGCTCGGGGTTACCGACAAGGACCTTTGCATACCGATCCTCACGTACGTTTTCGGGGAGGCGCAGCTCGGAGGGACGACGGCGGTCGTCTCGCTTGCCCGGTTGCGCCAGGAGTATTACGGCGCCCCGCCGGACCAGAAACTGTTCCAGGAACGGATGAGGAAGGAATGTCTCCACGAGCTCGGGCACACATTCGGACTGATCCACTGCACTTCGAAGGAGTGCGTCATGTACCTGTCGAACACGGTGGTTGACGTGGATACCAAGGGGCGGACGTTCTGCCGGGCCTGCCAGATGACGGTGGCTTCGAAAACGGGGGCTGGGAAGGAGGAATGACGATGGAAAAGAGCGTAAACATTCTGGTCGTGGACGACGAGGAAATCGTCCGGGACTCTTTGTCGAGCTGGCTCGAGGAGGACGGCTACGCCGTCGAGGCCGTCGAGAGCGGCAAACGGGCGTTGGAACGGCTTCCCGTCAAGAACTGGGACCTGATGCTCGTCGACCTGAAGATGCCGGGCATGGACGGTATCCAGTTGATGGAGGAGGTGCGCAAAACCCACCCCGACATGCTGATCATCATCATGACCGCCTACGCCACGGTCGACACCGCCGTGAAGGCGATGAAAACGGGCGCCTACGACTATTTCGTCAAACCGTTCAACCCCGACGATATCTCCCTCACGATCCGCAAGATCGTGGACCATCACAAACTCGTCCAGGAGAACCTGTTCCTGCGGAAGGAACTCAAAAAACAGTACAAGCTCCGGGACATGATCAGCAAGAACGAGAAGATGCTGGAGATCTTCGAGCTGGCGCGGACCGTCGCGAAGAGCAGCTCGACGGTCCTCATCCAGGGGGAAAGCGGAACGGGCAAGGAGCTTCTTGCGCGCGCTATCCACGACGAGAGCCCGCGCAGCGATTCGCCCTTCATCTCCGTGTCCTGCGTG
This window harbors:
- a CDS encoding PDZ domain-containing protein yields the protein MQKRAFLAVVGVSIVVTAVSLGFSASRFLSARYSVPAPAAPARGAAAEPSGAQALSPEKWTNLFAPDQGMDLPSRLIGKSKPQELPSTKYVLLGTVASDSRSARRAILWADGMKTPRMERESAELEAGVRLSRIERDHVFLSRGKVEERLDILPVGSRTRVTAPPAAPAASASAPRAADLPAGGEIRVTKLGESSFALDEATAGQLTGNINQYMTNVRLIPFFEGNKSAGYRVAAVRPGSAFEQLGFKNGDVIQQINNVELSTPDKMYTIFQNLKDEKRVTVNILRQGQKSTITYEIR
- a CDS encoding HAMP domain-containing protein, whose amino-acid sequence is MSWYHSISVKIILCVVGMVLIVNGLLAYLSLVIQKENLNETVLRSASQLSETIKKSIRNDMLENRKDAAYKIMETIGQQEGIERVRIYSKEGRILFSSDKYEIGGMVDKRAEACYGCHSEARPLERLATSKRNRIFMSADHRERSDKEHRVLGVINPLYNEAECSSSTCHAHPPSKKVLGVIDVTMSLRDVDVAMARDRGRILLVSVISILCISLIVAMILIHFVERPVKDLVLGTKRISDGDLEHFIPVTSNDEMGHLAFSFNQMTQDLAKAREEIEEGIRNLEHKVEERTTELKDAQSQLLQSEKLAAVGKLAATVAHEINNPLTGVYTYIRLMERKIAQGQHGEEHVDKYRSYLDTMRREVERTTAIVQNLLDFTRPKEPIRKPLDLEKMVGESMVLLQNKLRLNNIVVVNEMKSLPEVLADPGHMKQVFINLMVNACEAMEGGGTLTLGSCSNEKENTATIWFRDTGVGIEKENLAHIFDPFFSTKEKGTGLGLSVVSGIVARHNGKLDIDSAPGKGTCIRVTLPIT
- a CDS encoding archaemetzincin family Zn-dependent metalloprotease, which produces MHQGYAPHYVKGPGTIGNIIYIRPVGAVDPGILQWLRQEMSESLWATVRVMPSIPVPPASFEPARNQYISTKILKEMLKEVPENALKLLGVTDKDLCIPILTYVFGEAQLGGTTAVVSLARLRQEYYGAPPDQKLFQERMRKECLHELGHTFGLIHCTSKECVMYLSNTVVDVDTKGRTFCRACQMTVASKTGAGKEE